In bacterium, a genomic segment contains:
- the priA gene encoding primosomal protein N', giving the protein MYAKVALRIKSENLYTYNIPEELETFAEMGKRVLVPLRNREVVGWLIEKCEIKDYEKEIKDIIAILDDEPLIDAPLIELCRWISSYYLASFGDALSLLIPKGKIKRYPLEEKAEEILCLKPAFTPNKEQGYAISEICRSIKARKFATFLLYGVTGSGKTEVYLQVIQKVIENNGSAIVLVPEISLTPQMINRFKARFGNKSAILHSRLTGKQRFIEWQRIRIKEASIVVGARSALFAPARNLRLIIVDEEQSTSYKQESNPRYNARDLAIMRAKIENCVCILGSATPSLESFYNAQSKYTLLHLPNRIEKRPLPLVEIVDMRGEKKETIFSSRLKDAIFYTLKENGQIILLLNRRGYSNFLMCYDCGFIPGCVNCDITLTFHSQDKSLKCHYCGYRRRAFDICPKCKGSRLKFSGFGTQRIENEIKSLFPSARILRMDIDTTKKRGSHNEILSRFERNEADILVGTQMISKGLDFPNVLLVGVISSDVSLSLPDFRAGEKTFSLLTQVAGRSGRGTKEGRVIIQTYNPGHYAIQTAVHQNYSLFFQEEIKYRKELFYPPFSRLLSLVLLSDDEKDALDAANSLFNCLKSNNNDGVIILGPAPYFIPKIKRQYRFQILLKARDYKKMQNLLSKALSSFKLPSGVDLIKDMDPVGIV; this is encoded by the coding sequence ATGTATGCTAAGGTTGCCTTAAGGATTAAGAGCGAAAATCTCTATACATATAACATTCCAGAGGAATTAGAAACCTTTGCAGAGATGGGAAAGAGGGTTCTTGTTCCTTTAAGGAACAGGGAGGTGGTAGGATGGCTTATAGAAAAATGCGAAATAAAAGATTATGAAAAGGAAATAAAGGACATCATTGCAATCCTTGATGATGAGCCTTTAATTGATGCCCCCCTTATAGAGCTTTGCCGTTGGATATCATCATATTATCTTGCCTCTTTTGGCGATGCCCTATCTTTGCTTATTCCTAAGGGTAAAATAAAAAGGTATCCCTTGGAAGAAAAAGCCGAAGAAATTCTTTGTTTAAAACCAGCCTTTACCCCAAACAAGGAGCAGGGATATGCCATATCAGAGATATGCAGGTCAATTAAGGCAAGAAAATTTGCTACATTCCTTTTATATGGGGTAACCGGAAGTGGAAAGACAGAGGTCTATCTTCAGGTAATCCAGAAGGTAATTGAGAATAATGGCTCTGCTATTGTCCTTGTCCCAGAAATATCCCTTACCCCACAGATGATAAATAGATTTAAGGCAAGGTTTGGGAATAAATCTGCCATTCTTCATTCAAGGCTTACAGGAAAACAGAGGTTTATTGAATGGCAAAGGATAAGGATAAAAGAGGCATCTATTGTGGTTGGGGCAAGAAGCGCCCTATTTGCTCCCGCAAGGAATTTAAGGCTGATAATTGTTGATGAGGAGCAATCCACCTCGTATAAACAGGAAAGCAATCCGAGATACAATGCAAGGGATTTAGCGATTATGAGGGCAAAGATAGAAAATTGCGTGTGTATTTTAGGAAGTGCAACCCCTTCATTAGAATCATTCTATAATGCCCAAAGCAAGTATACCCTCCTTCATTTGCCAAACAGGATTGAAAAAAGGCCCCTTCCTCTGGTTGAGATTGTGGATATGCGAGGTGAAAAAAAGGAGACAATATTTAGCAGCCGTCTTAAGGATGCCATTTTTTATACCTTAAAAGAAAATGGCCAAATTATCCTCCTTCTTAATAGAAGGGGCTATTCAAATTTCCTTATGTGCTATGATTGTGGATTTATCCCAGGGTGTGTAAATTGTGATATTACCTTAACCTTTCATTCACAGGACAAAAGCCTTAAATGTCATTATTGTGGATACAGAAGACGAGCATTTGATATTTGTCCAAAATGTAAGGGTAGTAGGCTTAAGTTTTCTGGTTTTGGAACACAGAGGATAGAGAATGAGATAAAAAGCCTTTTCCCTTCAGCCAGGATTTTAAGGATGGATATAGATACAACAAAGAAAAGGGGCTCCCATAATGAAATCCTTTCAAGGTTTGAAAGGAATGAAGCGGATATTTTGGTAGGAACCCAGATGATCTCAAAAGGGCTTGATTTTCCCAATGTCCTTTTGGTTGGTGTTATATCTTCTGATGTAAGCCTTTCCCTTCCTGATTTTAGGGCAGGGGAGAAAACCTTTTCTTTACTTACCCAGGTTGCCGGAAGGTCAGGAAGGGGAACAAAGGAGGGAAGGGTGATTATCCAGACATACAACCCAGGTCATTATGCCATTCAAACCGCTGTGCATCAGAATTATTCCCTATTCTTTCAAGAGGAGATAAAATACAGAAAGGAGCTTTTTTATCCGCCGTTTTCAAGGCTTCTTTCCCTTGTCTTGCTCTCTGATGATGAAAAGGATGCATTAGATGCGGCAAATTCCCTTTTTAATTGCCTTAAATCAAACAATAATGATGGTGTAATTATTTTAGGACCTGCTCCATATTTTATCCCAAAGATAAAAAGGCAATATCGCTTTCAAATTCTCCTTAAAGCAAGGGATTATAAAAAGATGCAAAACCTCCTTTCAAAAGCCCTTTCAAGCTTTAAGCTTCCCTCTGGGGTTGACCTTATTAAGGATATGGATCCTGTGGGCATAGTTTAA
- a CDS encoding TraR/DksA C4-type zinc finger protein — translation MKKGDIERFKQRLLAIRKEHLKEKEILEAEYLHKQVREKTSNLSAYPIHIADISGDVYEQEKEISIIENISNTIQEIDSAMLRIEDGTYGICEGCKKGIAIERLEIIPFTRLCIKCQKEKGA, via the coding sequence ATGAAAAAGGGTGATATTGAGAGATTTAAACAAAGGCTATTAGCCATTAGAAAGGAGCACCTTAAAGAAAAAGAAATCCTTGAAGCCGAGTATCTCCATAAACAGGTGCGAGAGAAAACAAGTAATCTTTCCGCATACCCCATCCACATTGCTGATATATCAGGGGATGTATATGAACAGGAAAAGGAAATTTCCATTATTGAGAATATCTCAAACACCATTCAGGAAATAGATAGTGCTATGTTAAGGATAGAGGATGGAACCTATGGTATCTGTGAAGGTTGCAAAAAAGGGATAGCAATAGAAAGGCTTGAGATTATCCCATTTACAAGGCTCTGCATCAAATGTCAGAAGGAAAAAGGGGCTTAA